A window of the Acipenser ruthenus chromosome 30, fAciRut3.2 maternal haplotype, whole genome shotgun sequence genome harbors these coding sequences:
- the LOC117394224 gene encoding neuroblast differentiation-associated protein AHNAK-like produces the protein MDTPMQISVTQKEEVKLSELVEVVVETEPEAGATGFSVSGGGDKGIFVKDVLKDSPAAKALSLREGDQLLSARVYFENVKYEDALKILQCAENYKVSYLLKRTVPGANISVSPSKVIKGPKAKLPKLSVKSITPMKKKKNKGKASVKLSSETSLPAGAQFNVEGTPAKLELSPVDVEFAFPKFSKLRKTGKAATGGDVSLTGLEAQAGAAIPWRKKRRIKFPRMRVKDAATAQVDMSGETPGRSVSKVELDVPEAKLKTKGKSPKFGIFFPKTKKAKADVSLPKVDVDIKSPEARFKPPKVELDISMPTGKADIAVPKPELEGKEEIKFKPPKLELDFGLPSGKVEVPEVKVPAKDEIRLPKVGLDISLPTGKGDIPKPEVSVKGPKVDIKGGIEAPEGKVKGEGFKIKMPKFGISSKTSDLEGPAVEGDLDVDGPEGKLKMPKVKLPKIGISLPSGEFEDGAAVSTPRGEVDIKGPEEKHKGGLKMPSINIAAPKVDIDFSLPKGKDEMEAEWKMPAAGGTAEAGMKGPSVEIKMPKVSLPKFGGSGATGDADADAKVSVPKADVKGPKAEVKVGKMEVESPDVKFKGPKMKMPSFEISLPKMKVEGSLPETEILDDSAEGKMKLPKMPSIDISLPVPDLDLSLPKGKGTGPGTAKVDVKEPKIDMQGIEIEGPSAKGPKITVPKCDLSLPKMKSPAAEMDVSGIEIEGSDAKGGKITMPKIDLSLPKMKPPKVEWDVHGIEVEGPSATGMKISMPKIDLSLPKMKSPEAELDVHGIEVEGSSAKGAKISMPKIDLSLPKMKSPEAELDIHGMDTEGSGFKGGKITMPKIDLSLPKMKFPEGDVSVPEGKIKVKGPKAEGDKTDARLSMPSVKMPAIDIDMPKIDLDLGLSKTDAHVEGGGKVPEHSGGGGRFEGPDIHLKMPHISLPKFGIKGSEGDGFEAEGIVSSVKAPDIEIKMPKLPTFGKGTGEVEIEAPEIDVESPDGKLTGPKLKMPKFGISFPKGKSGEDGLEGELDVSRPTLKGDVKAPEVKVKAPKGKLEVTGPDVDIDMKGRKVKLPTVKLPSVDISSPKVDIDFGLPKAKGGDKEEIGLLKAEGDRPSSGASFDVPDVSMKMPKFSFPKFGGKVKAGAVDLEGPKAKVKVTPPKIGAEGRAASLESDVDGKAKGKEGKMKMPKIKMPSFGISKKEGEITVSGPEIDTKLKKGKVEIKGPEVDVEGLEGKVKTPKIKFPKFKMSSPKGKGPEAEAKVDTGISGKGGFEAPDVTLKMPKISMPKFGTKGADIDLGAPDADLESKGKIKMPSLEISLPAVKQPEGEVLLPKAEVDVSEADIKGYEGDLKIPKMPTINISAPKIELDIGLPKAKAGASLDSDTGIKAEGDRGFEGPDFKLKMPKISLPTFGISGSKETDIELDMRGAKPDISKRAEIKTPELHISTPKVSIDTPDYDIEGGEGKLKMPKIKMPKVDISLPKGKTGEADMSLTEGEVRIEEPGFDGDGEGKFKLPSFGLPKFSSPTVKAPELDLEFNLGKPKHETEIAGPHTKGPKIEGTGPHGDTEGEFKMKMPKIKMPKVEISGPELKGPHVEIDAGLPKTEKEKIEIKPPKIEGSLDVSSKEIKGPKVKGTKFKIGMPKRKVEVDAGLEADVKKSEVDVKGAGGRFKMKMPKFGLSKVEVPELETDVAIEGGDSRFKLPQIALPDMGFSSSKGTDADAGVDISLPKAELDLKKDVKVKGPKAEGKMKVYVPELEGPEDHLKMPKFKMPSIGISVSKDQREGEGEFTAEGKDLEGKTKKHHFKMPGVEISAPKVKTDEQDGELELVLPEDNEGMKLKMPKISMPSVGFSDSKDKEASVELITAGGEGKGEGFKIKMPKFGISSKTSDLEGPAVEGDLDVEGPEGKLKMPKVKLPKIGISLPSGEFEGSAAVSAPRGEMDIEGPEEKHKGGLKMPSINIAAPKVDIDFSLPKGKGEADLEMPAAEGTAEAGKKGPSLEIKMPKVTLPKFGGQGAMGDAEALPKGVGVGGKVKVDVKDPKFDIKAPKVNIKAPEVEAGGLELDIDKKSKVKIPKFGIELPKLTEPQADIEVSAPDTKVKVKGPEIKGKGSEMPSKSGEIDGEYEGPKMPKVKKAVFVFVKPKINGSSASVSEGEVSVNSAEAKIRMPKIKMKPTFGKSHSKLKGLEVNGEADGDEGEGEGEGKSKSGKIKLPKVTFSPGKTGSFDVTLNGSGGKKGEGSGPHVNGESDPTFQNGSQEDKAKFGKLKLPKIEFSSPYTKESEGDAEMSMKLVKTEELSGADGEGKGMKFKSPKLTFPSFKKKGKGEEEKPDALVSSTARIEMALLESGDKKTTESSSKPKVSIGFFSGRSRGEYAEESSSSDRVPTLRGVQGGEEDTSKRKTEGKEKSPKFRLPKFSLSPKSKGVLEISSEASPQGSRDSLQQTKDVASSGGFKIQMPRLGFKTSQEVHTSEEQIVTAEDEGGVVVGAKTLKHRATESAERSTTI, from the exons GTGATCAGCTACTCAGCGCCAGAGTCTACTTTGAGAATGTGAAGTACGAGGATGCTCTGAAGATCCTACAGTGTGCTGAGAACTACAAGGTGTCCTACCTACTGAAGCGCACTGTCCCCGGAGCCAACATCAGTGTGTCCCCAAGCAAAGTCATTAAGGGACCCAAAGCCAAGCTGCCCAAactg AGTGTCAAAAGCATCACACccatgaagaaaaagaaaaacaagggcaAGGCCAGTGTAAAGCTCAGCAGTGAGACCTCCCTTCCAGCAGGGGCACAGTTTAACGTAGAGGGAACACCGGCCAAGCTGGAACTGAGTCCAGTCGACGTTGAGTTTGCCTTTCCTAAATTCTCCAAGCTCAGAAAGACAGGGAAGGCAGCCACAGGGGGTGACGTAAGCTTGACGGGTTTAGAAGCACAAGCCGGTGCTGCGATCCCATGGCGGAAAAAGCGAAGGATCAAATTCCCGAGGATGAGAGTCAAAGATGCTGCCACGGCTCAAGTTGACATGAGCGGGGAGACACCGGGGAGATCAGTCAGCAAAGTAGAGCTGGATGTCCCAGAAGCTAAACTCAAGACTAAAGGAAAGTCACCAAAGTTTGGGATCTTCTTTCCAAAAACCAAGAAAGCCAAAGCAGACGTGAGCCTGCCGAAAGTTGATGTCGATATAAAATCCCCAGAGGCCAGGTTTAAACCCCCCAAAGTAGAGCTCGATATCAGTATGCCAACTGGGAAAGCAGACATTGCAGTACCTAAACCAGAACTGGAAGGCAAAGAAGAAATCAAATTTAAGCCACCCAAACTTGAACTTGATTTTGGGTTGCCATCAGGGAAAGTAGAAGTTCCAGAAGTCAAAGTGCCGGCCAAAGACGAAATTAGGTTACCTAAAGTGGGACTAGATATCAGCTTGCCAACTGGGAAGGGTGACATCCCAAAGCCAGAAGTGAGTGTGAAAGGTCCCAAGGTGGATATCAAAGGAGGCATTGAAGCCCCAGAGGGTAAAGTGAAAGgagaaggttttaaaatcaagatGCCCAAGTTTGGGATCTCCTCAAAAACATCTGATCTCGAGGGTCCTGCAGTGGAAGGGGACCTCGATGTGGACGGTCCAGAAGGCAAACTGAAGATGCCTAAAGTGAAACTCCCCAAAATAGGGATTTCTCTCCCCTCGGGTGAATTTGAAGATGGTGCTGCTGTTTCCACACCCAGAGGTGAGGTGGACATAAAGGGTCCAGAGGAGAAACATAAAGGCGGACTAAAGATGCCATCAATAAACATTGCAGCCCCCAAAGTAGATATAGATTTCAGTTTGCCAAAGGGGAAAGATGAGATGGAAGCTGAGTGGAAGATGCCAGCAGCTGGGGGAACAGCAGAAGCTGGGATGAAGGGCCCCAGTGTTGAGATAAAAATGCCCAAAGTGTCACTTCCAAAATTTGGGGGCTCTGGAGCGACGGgtgatgctgatgctgatgctaaAGTGTCTGTTCCGAAAGCGGATGTCAAAGGTCCGAAAGCTGAAGTCAAGGTAGGGAAAATGGAAGTGGAATCTCCTGATGTTAAATTTAAAGGACCCAAGATGAAGATGCCTTCATTTGAAATTTCTTTACCGAAAATGAAAGTGGAGGGTTCTCTACCCGAAACCGAGATCCTTGATGATAGTGCAGAAGGAAAGATGAAGCTGCCTAAAATGCCTTCCATAGACATTTCATTGCCTGTCCCAGATTTAGACTTAAGCCTTCCAAAGGGTAAAGGAACTGGACCTGGAACTGCCAAAGTAGATGTCAAGGAACCAAAGATTGATATGCAAGGTATTGAAATAGAGGGACCCTCTGCTAAAGGGCCAAAGATAACTGTGCCGAAATGTGACCTTTCCCTACCAAAAATGAAATCGCCAGCGGCTGAAATGGATGTCTCTGGAATTGAAATAGAAGGCTCCGATGCTAAGGGAGGAAAAATAACCATGCCGAAAATTGACCTTTCCCTTCCAAAAATGAAACCACCCAAAGTAGAATGGGATGTCCATGGAATTGAAGTTGAAGGTCCATCAGCTACAGGGATGAAGATAAGTATGCCTAAAATTGACCTTTCCCTGCCAAAAATGAAATCGCCAGAAGCAGAGTTGGATGTACATGGCATTGAAGTTGAAGGTTCCTCAGCTAAGGGGGCAAAGATAAGTATGCCTAAAATTGACCTTTCCCTACCAAAAATGAAATCACCAGAAGCAGAATTGGATATTCATGGAATGGACACAGAAGGCTCTGGATTTAAGGGAGGAAAAATAACTATGCCAAAAATTGACCTTTCCTTACCAAAAATGAAATTCCCTGAGGGGGACGTTTCAGTGCCAGAAGGTAAAATAAAGGTGAAAGGGCCCAAAGCAGAAGGTGACAAGACAGATGCAAGACTTAGTATGCCATCTGTCAAAATGCCAGCTATTGATATTGACATGCCAAAGATAGACCTCGATTTAGGCCTCTCGAAGACTGACGCACACGTGGAAGGGGGTGGAAAAGTTCCTGAGCATTCCGGAGGTGGAGGAAGGTTTGAAGGACCTGACATCCACCTGAAAATGCCCCACATTTCTCTACCGAAATTTGGGATCAAGGGCAGTGAAGGCGATGGCTTTGAAGCTGAAGGTATAGTGTCAAGTGTCAAAGCTCCTGACATTGAAATTAAAATGCCAAAGCTTCCCACGTTCGGGAAAGGAACGGGTGAGGTTGAGATTGAAGCCCCAGAGATTGATGTTGAAAGTCCAGATGGAAAACTAACAGGACCTAAGCTGAAGATGCCTAAATTTGGTATTTCTTTCCCCAAAGGCAAATCTGGAGAAGATGGTCTTGAAGGTGAGCTAGATGTTTCTAGACCAACCTTGAAAGGGGATGTTAAAGCTCCTGAAGTCAAGGTGAAGGCTCCCAAAGGGAAGCTTGAAGTTACAGGACCTGATGTGGATATAGACATGAAAGGCAGAAAAGTCAAGTTGCCCACTGTGAAACTTCCCTCTGTTGACATCTCCTCCCCAAAAGTGGATATCGACTTTGGCTTGCCCAAAGCAAAGGGGGGTGACAAGGAGGAGATTGGACTGCTCAAGGCTGAAGGAGATAGGCCATCCTCAGGAGCGAGTTTTGATGTCCCAGATGTGTCCATGAAAATGCCAAAGTTCTCCTTTCCCAAATTCGGGGGCAAGGTAAAGGCAGGTGCTGTTGATCTAGAGGGTCCCAAAGCAAAGGTTAAAGTTACCCCTCCAAAAATAGGTGCTGAAGGCAGAGCTGCATCCCTAGAGTCTGATGTTGATGGGAAGGCAAAAGGGAAAGAAGGGAAGATGAAGATGCCGAAAATCAAAATGCCTTCTTTCGGCATATCTAAAAAGGAAGGTGAAATTACAGTCAGCGGCCCAGAGATTGATACAAAGCTCAAAAAAGGAAAAGTGGAAATCAAGGGACCTGAAGTCGATGTGGAAGGTCTGGAGGGTAAAGTAAAAACACCGAAAATTAAATTCCCTAAATTTAAAATGTCATCACCTAAAGGCAAAGGGCCAGAAGCTGAAGCCAAAGTAGATACTGGGATTAGTGGAAAAGGTGGCTTTGAAGCACCGGACGTGACACTCAAAATGCCTAAGATTTCAATGCCGAAATTCGGAACAAAAGGTGCCGATATTGATCTTGGTGCACCAGATGCTGACTTGGAAAGCAAAGGAAAGATCAAAATGCCATCCCTTGAAATTTCCCTGCCAGCTGTAAAGCAACCAGAAGGGGAAGTGTTGTTACCAAAAGCAGAGGTAGATGTCTCTGAAGCAGACATCAAAGGATATGAAGGTGATCTGAAGATCCCCAAAATGCCAACCATTAACATCTCAGCCCCCAAAATTGAACTTGATATAGGCTTGCCTAAAGCCAAAGCCGGTGCGTCTCTTGATTCTGATACGGGCATCAAGGCTGAAGGTGACAGAGGCTTTGAGGGACCTGATTTCAAGCTGAAAATGCCCAAGATAAGTTTGCCCACTTTTGGCATATCTGGGTCCAAGGAAACGGACATTGAACTAGACATGAGAGGAGCCAAACCAGACATCTCCAAAAGGGCAGAGATCAAAACACCAGAGCTTCATATCTCCACACCAAAAGTTTCTATAGATACACCAGACTATGACATTGAGGGTGGAGAGGGCAAGCTGAAGATGCCCAAAATCAAAATGCCAAAAGTGGACATATCGTTGCCGAAGGGCAaaacaggagaagcagacatgTCTCTAACCGAAGGAGAGGTCAGAATTGAGGAACCTGGTTTTGATGGAGATGGAGAAGGCAAATTTAAGTTGCCGTCATTTGGACTTCCAAAGTTTTCTAGTCCCACAGTGAAGGCTCCAGAGCTTGACCTTGAATTCAATTTGGGTAAACCCAAACATGAGACTGAGATCGCTGGCCCACACACAAAGGGGCCAAAGATTGAAGGTACAGGTCCCCATGGTGATACAGAAGGAGAGTTTAAAATGAAGATGCCAAAGATTAAGATGCCCAAAGTAGAAATATCAGGTCCAGAGCTCAAAGGTCCTCATGTTGAGATTGATGCAGGTCTTCCAAAGACTGAGAAAGAGAAAATTGAGATTAAGCCTCCAAAAATAGAAGGGAGCCTTGATGTCTCCAGCAAGGAAATAAAGGGGCCAAAGGTTAAAGGTACTAAGTTTAAAATTGGGATGCCGAAAAGAAAAGTGGAAGTAGACGCTGGATTAGAAGCAGATGTGAAAAAATCTGAAGTTGATGTAAAAGGAGCAGGAGggagatttaaaatgaaaatgccgAAATTCGGCCTGTCCAAAGTTGAAGTTCCTGAGTTGGAAACCGATGTTGCCATTGAGGGAGGGGACAGCAGGTTCAAATTGCCCCAAATTGCTTTACCAGATATGGGCTTTTCTTCTTCCAAAGGAACAGACGCTGATGCAGGGGTAGATATATCTCTTCCCAAGGCAGAATTAGATTTGAAAAAAGATGTCAAAGTTAAGGGTCCCAAAGCAGAAGGGAAAATGAAAGTTTATGTTCCAGAGTTAGAAGGCCCAGAAGATCACCTTAAAATGCCCAAGTTTAAGATGCCTTCAATTGGAATTTCAGTATCCAAAGACCAAAGAGAAGGAGAGGGTGAATTCACTGCCGAAGGTAAAGACTTAGAAGGgaaaacaaagaagcatcattttaaaatgcctgGTGTGGAAATCTCAGCCCCCAAAGTCAAAACAGATGAACAAGATGGTGAGCTTGAGCTTGTCCTTCCAGAGGATAATGAGGGAATGAAGCTGAAAATGCCAAAGATCTCAATGCCCTCTGTTGGTTTCTCTGACTCTAAGGACAAAGAGGCATCTGTAGAGCTGATTACCGCAGGAGGTGAAGGGAAAGgagaaggttttaaaatcaagatGCCCAAGTTTGGGATCTCCTCAAAAACATCTGATCTTGAGGGTCCTGCAGTGGAAGGGGACCTCGATGTGGAAGGTCCAGAAGGCAAGCTGAAGATGCCTAAAGTGAAACTTCCCAAAATAGGGATCTCTCTCCCCTCGGGTGAATTTGAAGGCAGTGCTGCTGTTTCCGCACCCAGAGGTGAGATGGACATAGAGGGTCCAGAGGAGAAACATAAAGGCGGACTAAAGATGCCGTCAATAAACATTGCAGCCCCCAAAGTAGATATAGATTTCAGTTTGCCAAAGGGGAAAGGCGAAGCAGATTTGGAGATGCCAGCAGCTGAGGGAACCGCAGAAGCTGGCAAGAAGGGCCCCAGTCTTGAGATAAAAATGCCCAAAGTGACACTTCCAAAATTCGGGGGCCAAGGAGCCATGGGGGATGCTGAAGCTCTCCCAAAAGGGGTTGGTGTAGGTGGCAAAGTAAAAGTTGATGTTAAAGACCCGAAATTTGACATTAAGGCACCAAAAGTCAACATAAAAGCACCAGAGGTGGAAGCAGGCGGTCTAGAATTAGACATAGATAAGAAGTCAAAAGTTAAAATTCCAAAGTTTGGAATTGAGTTGCCCAAACTCACTGAACCTCAAGCAGATATTGAAGTTTCAGCACCAGATACCAAAGTTAAGGTGAAAGGACCTGAAATCAAAGGCAAGGGCAGTGAAATGCCTTCTAAATCAGGGGAGATTGATGGAGAATATGAAGGTCCTAAAATGCCCAAGGTCAAAAAGGCTGTGTTTGTTTTCGTTAAACCCAAAATCAACGGATCTTCTGCCAGTGTTTCGGAAGGTGAGGTGAGTGTGAATTCTGCTGAAGCTAAAATCAGAATGCCCAAGATTAAAATGAAGCCAACATTTGGAAAGTCTCACTCCAAGTTGAAAGGGCTGGAAGTGAATGGAGAAGCTGACGGGGATgagggagaaggagaaggagaggggAAATCAAAGTCAGGCAAAATTAAGCTACCCAAGGTAACCTTCTCTCCAGGGAAAACTGGTTCTTTTGACGTCACTCTGAATGGATCGGGCGGAAAGAAAGGGGAAGGATCTGGGCCTCATGTTAATGGCGAGAGTGATCCCACATTCCAGAATGGATCCCAGGAAGACAAAGCCAAATTCGGGAAGCTTAAGCTGCCAAAGATCGAGTTCTCTTCTCCGTATACCAAAGAGAGCGAGGGGGATGCTGAAATGAGCATGAAACTGGTCAAAACCGAGGAGCTATCCGGAGCCGATGGTGAAGGCAAAGGGATGAAGTTCAAGTCTCCCAAGTTAACCTTTCCCAGCTTTAAAAAGAAGGGAAAAGGTGAAGAGGAGAAGCCTGACGCTTTGGTTTCTTCTACTGCCAGGATTGAAATGGCTTTGCTGGAATCGGGAGACAAGAAAACCACAGAGTCCTCCTCCAAACCCAAAGTGTCTATAGGCTTTTTCTCAGGCAGATCCAGGGGGGAGTACGCAGAGGAGAGCAGCTCATCGGACAGAGTGCCCACTCTCAGGGGTGTCCAAGGGGGCGAAGAGGACACCAGCAAGCGAAAAACAGAAGGCAAAGAGAAATCCCCCAAGTTTAGGCTTCCCAAATTCTCCCTCAGCCCCAAGTCCAAGGGGGTCCTTGAAATCTCGTCGGAGGCGTCACCCCAGGGAAGCAGGGATTCATTGCAGCAAACAAAAGATGTTGCATCTTCCGGGGGTTTCAAGATTCAGATGCCCAGGCTTGGGTTTAAAACGAGCCAGGAAGTACACACTTCTGAAGAACAGATCGTGACCGCGGAAGACGAGGGCGGTGTGGTGGTGGGGGCGAAAACACTGAAGCACAGAGCAACAGAATCAGCGGAGAGATCCACAACCATTTAA